The following proteins are co-located in the Dehalococcoidia bacterium genome:
- a CDS encoding amidohydrolase family protein: MPTRYTDDPIRVIDMDSHYTEPPDLWTGRAPAAFKDRVPKVVTNDDGSQHWVVDGNVPFGPLGFTVVKKDGDKVQGVLSLTRFEDLSRAAYDVPERLKFLDEHGIYAQIMFPNVAGFGSQKFIQIADNDLRKLCAVIYNDRMADIQKQSGGRLYPQALVPFWNIDDAVAEITRARHDLGLTGIVMCDTPQAFGLPSLDAPQWDRFWSTCEDLDLAVNFHIGAGTTAAFSQPWSTISTPTRIAIGSVALFLDNSRALSNMIFSGVLHRHPKLKVISVESGIGWIPFLLEAMDYEFDEVVPIEEKRALWGDLRPRDIFRRNCYVSFWFENWAPRNAIEEIGADNVMFETDFPHPTCLYPKVKEQVAAVLGSLSPELRKKVLHDTAARVYNLPV, translated from the coding sequence ATGCCCACGCGCTACACCGACGACCCGATCCGCGTGATCGACATGGACAGCCACTACACCGAGCCGCCGGACCTGTGGACCGGCCGCGCGCCCGCCGCCTTCAAGGACCGCGTGCCGAAAGTCGTCACCAACGACGACGGCAGCCAGCACTGGGTCGTGGACGGCAACGTGCCCTTCGGCCCGCTCGGCTTCACTGTCGTCAAGAAGGACGGCGATAAGGTCCAGGGCGTGCTCAGCCTCACGCGCTTCGAGGATCTGAGCCGCGCCGCTTACGACGTGCCGGAGCGCCTGAAGTTTTTGGACGAGCACGGCATCTACGCGCAGATCATGTTTCCCAACGTCGCCGGCTTCGGCAGCCAGAAGTTCATCCAGATCGCGGACAACGACCTGCGCAAGCTCTGCGCCGTGATCTACAACGACCGCATGGCCGACATCCAGAAGCAAAGCGGCGGCAGACTCTACCCGCAGGCGCTGGTGCCGTTCTGGAACATCGACGATGCCGTGGCGGAGATCACCCGCGCCCGCCACGACCTGGGCCTCACCGGCATCGTCATGTGCGACACGCCGCAGGCGTTCGGCCTGCCCTCGCTCGACGCGCCGCAGTGGGATCGCTTCTGGTCCACCTGCGAGGACCTCGACCTCGCCGTCAACTTCCACATCGGCGCCGGCACCACGGCAGCGTTCAGCCAGCCGTGGAGCACGATCTCGACGCCGACGCGCATCGCCATCGGCTCGGTGGCGCTGTTCCTCGATAACTCGCGGGCGCTCTCCAACATGATCTTCAGCGGCGTGCTGCACCGGCATCCGAAGCTGAAAGTCATCTCCGTGGAGAGCGGCATCGGCTGGATCCCGTTCCTGCTGGAGGCGATGGACTACGAGTTCGACGAGGTGGTGCCGATCGAGGAGAAGCGCGCCCTCTGGGGCGACCTGCGCCCGCGCGACATCTTCCGGCGCAACTGCTACGTCTCGTTCTGGTTCGAGAACTGGGCGCCGCGCAACGCGATCGAGGAGATCGGCGCCGACAACGTGATGTTCGAGACCGACTTCCCGCACCCCACCTGCCTGTATCCAAAGGTGAAGGAGCAGGTGGCCGCGGTGCTCGGCTCGCTCTCGCCGGAGCTGCGCAAGAAAGTCCTGCACGACACGGCGGCGCGGGTCTACAACCTGCCGGTCTAG
- a CDS encoding response regulator transcription factor: protein MAHLLVVEDEARLARLIKRVLEEEGHVVDLAHDGDTAQELGQAPGFDAIVLDVLLPGRNGFDVCRELRAAGVQTPVLMLTARGAVEDRVVGLDAGADDYLTKPFAFEELLARIRALTRRPPAIVPGAGSLSVGDLTMDLVRHEVRRGGRLIPLTVKEYALLEYFLRHPNQVLSRAQILDNVWGYDAETAASVIDIYVHYLRNKIDRGERQPMLFTVRGVGYSLRSGEPA, encoded by the coding sequence ATGGCCCATCTCCTCGTCGTGGAAGACGAGGCGCGGCTGGCACGGCTGATCAAGCGCGTGCTGGAGGAAGAAGGGCACGTGGTGGACCTGGCGCACGACGGCGACACGGCGCAGGAGCTGGGGCAGGCGCCCGGCTTCGACGCGATCGTGCTCGACGTGCTGCTGCCGGGCCGCAACGGCTTCGATGTCTGCCGCGAGCTGCGTGCCGCCGGCGTGCAGACGCCGGTGCTGATGCTCACCGCGCGCGGCGCCGTCGAAGACCGCGTGGTAGGGCTCGACGCCGGCGCCGACGACTACCTCACCAAGCCCTTCGCCTTCGAAGAGCTGCTGGCTCGCATCCGCGCCCTCACGCGCCGCCCGCCCGCCATCGTCCCCGGCGCCGGCAGCCTCTCCGTCGGCGACCTGACGATGGACCTGGTGCGGCACGAGGTGCGGCGCGGCGGACGCCTGATTCCGCTGACGGTGAAGGAGTACGCGCTGCTGGAGTATTTTCTGCGCCACCCGAACCAGGTGCTCAGCCGCGCGCAGATCCTCGATAACGTCTGGGGCTACGATGCCGAGACGGCGGCCTCGGTGATCGACATCTACGTCCACTACCTGCGCAACAAGATCGACCGCGGCGAGCGCCAGCCGATGCTGTTCACCGTGCGCGGCGTCGGCTACTCCCTGCGCAGCGGAGAGCCGGCATGA
- a CDS encoding cytochrome C nitrite reductase, with the protein MDAKRLLGIFVLVGLAAGLQAHPPARAQTSAPGPSAVILLPSVSRAFDIGWVDPASHRYYLGDRTNAAIDVVDTTSNTLVTQIGGFVGAKASNDASGPDGVLVIPDANQLWAGDGDSTVKVIDLTTDSIIATISTGGTTRADEMAYDAADHIFIVTNDAETPPYVSLISTTSMTVLGKVPFPDATDGIEQPSWSADTGLFYQAVPVSKTNAGGEIDVIDPKTMQITGVFPLDTCKPAGTVIGPNRQLLAGCSDPGRSEIIDIGSGSIVATITQIGGSDEVWYNPGDNRYYLAASGATSDGTSKGRSTPTLGVIDAATNTWLMNVPTVGAAHSVAADPATNAVYVPIPNIGIAVYQIP; encoded by the coding sequence ATGGATGCGAAACGGCTCCTCGGGATCTTCGTGCTAGTTGGCCTCGCGGCCGGACTGCAAGCGCACCCCCCGGCGAGAGCGCAGACCAGTGCTCCTGGTCCCAGCGCCGTTATCCTGCTTCCCAGCGTCTCGCGCGCCTTCGACATCGGCTGGGTTGACCCGGCTTCGCACCGCTACTATCTCGGCGATCGGACAAACGCCGCGATCGATGTGGTGGACACCACCAGCAATACGCTGGTGACGCAGATCGGCGGCTTTGTCGGGGCGAAGGCCAGCAACGACGCATCGGGGCCGGACGGCGTGCTCGTCATTCCCGACGCGAATCAGCTCTGGGCGGGCGATGGCGACAGCACGGTCAAGGTGATCGATCTGACGACGGATTCGATCATCGCGACCATCTCCACCGGCGGCACGACGCGCGCCGACGAGATGGCCTACGACGCGGCGGATCACATCTTCATCGTCACCAACGATGCGGAGACGCCGCCGTACGTCAGCTTGATCTCGACGACCAGCATGACCGTGCTGGGAAAAGTGCCGTTCCCGGACGCCACCGACGGCATCGAGCAGCCATCATGGAGTGCGGATACCGGCCTCTTCTACCAGGCCGTGCCGGTGAGCAAGACGAATGCCGGCGGCGAGATCGACGTGATCGATCCGAAGACGATGCAGATCACCGGCGTCTTCCCGCTGGACACCTGCAAGCCGGCGGGGACGGTGATCGGCCCGAACAGGCAGCTGCTGGCGGGCTGCAGCGACCCCGGCCGCAGCGAGATCATCGACATCGGCTCCGGCAGCATCGTCGCCACGATCACGCAGATCGGCGGCTCGGACGAGGTCTGGTACAACCCCGGCGACAACCGCTACTATCTCGCGGCCTCCGGCGCCACCTCGGACGGCACCAGCAAAGGCCGGTCCACGCCGACGCTCGGCGTGATTGACGCGGCGACGAACACCTGGCTGATGAACGTGCCAACCGTCGGGGCGGCCCATTCGGTTGCGGCCGACCCGGCGACGAACGCGGTGTACGTGCCGATTCCGAACATCGGCATCGCCGTCTACCAGATCCCGTGA
- a CDS encoding MgtC/SapB family protein: MHLVQDSAWPVLVATALSAVVGIERQWRGHSAGLRTHMLVGIGAALATVAGRYGFSATGSNGSPDRIAAQVISGIGFLGAGSILKERSGIHGLTTAATLWTVAALGVACGAGLWATASLTTLVMVVALVPVQLIERAVRPQPRPLGVTVHDPAGTIALATLERVAEAVRCEIHALRRERVPGGAGVRIDLELLAPRRVSLAAVLDAFEAVPGVGDAAIRLGEEEDDPHSA; this comes from the coding sequence ATGCACCTCGTTCAGGACAGCGCCTGGCCCGTCTTGGTGGCCACCGCGCTCAGCGCCGTCGTCGGCATTGAGCGGCAGTGGCGCGGCCATTCCGCCGGCCTGCGCACCCACATGCTCGTGGGCATCGGCGCGGCGCTGGCCACGGTGGCCGGCCGCTACGGTTTCAGCGCCACCGGCAGCAATGGCTCGCCGGACCGCATCGCCGCGCAGGTGATCAGCGGCATCGGCTTTTTGGGCGCGGGCAGCATTCTCAAGGAGCGCTCGGGCATCCACGGCCTGACCACGGCGGCCACGCTCTGGACGGTCGCCGCCCTCGGCGTGGCCTGTGGCGCGGGGCTCTGGGCCACCGCCAGCCTGACCACGCTGGTGATGGTGGTTGCGCTCGTGCCGGTGCAACTGATCGAGCGCGCCGTGCGGCCGCAGCCGCGCCCGCTCGGCGTCACGGTGCACGACCCGGCGGGTACGATCGCGCTGGCGACGCTTGAACGCGTGGCAGAGGCGGTGCGCTGCGAAATCCACGCGCTGCGCCGCGAGCGCGTGCCCGGCGGCGCCGGCGTGCGTATCGATCTGGAGTTGCTGGCGCCGCGGCGCGTCTCGCTGGCGGCGGTGCTCGACGCCTTCGAAGCCGTGCCCGGCGTGGGCGACGCCGCGATCCGCCTCGGCGAGGAAGAGGACGATCCACACTCGGCGTGA
- a CDS encoding VIT1/CCC1 family protein: MAAEQKPASREDVRRWQANLKGEWEASALYRSLADAEKDPARADVLRQLAAVEEQHAARWEGYLRDAGAPLPKPGVSLRGRVLRTAGRRFGVGSVLPMVMANELSDVSMYDDQPDAAGLPQQERSHARIFSAMANPRGVSGSQIAAGERWHRRDAGGGLRAAVFGVNDGLVSNLSLVFGVAGANPGRSFILLTGLAGLLAGAFSMAAGEYISITSQRELFQRQIALEQDELETAPEEEAEELALIYQAKGIPRDDAERLAHRIIGDKDVALDTLTREELGLDPEALGSPWTAASSSAVSFATGAIFPVLPYFISMNHWLALGLSAAFAAVALVVVGLGISLVNGRSPWLSAARMLLVGAIAASVTVVLGHLIGVSTS, translated from the coding sequence GTGGCTGCTGAACAGAAACCCGCGTCGCGCGAGGATGTGCGGCGCTGGCAGGCGAACCTGAAGGGCGAATGGGAAGCCTCGGCGCTCTACCGCTCGCTGGCCGACGCCGAGAAAGACCCGGCGCGCGCCGATGTGCTGCGCCAGCTCGCCGCGGTCGAAGAGCAGCACGCCGCCCGCTGGGAGGGCTATCTGCGCGACGCCGGCGCGCCGCTGCCGAAGCCCGGCGTTTCGCTGCGCGGCCGGGTGCTGCGCACGGCGGGCCGGCGCTTCGGCGTTGGCTCCGTGCTGCCGATGGTGATGGCGAACGAGTTGTCGGACGTCAGCATGTATGACGACCAGCCGGACGCGGCGGGCCTGCCGCAGCAGGAGCGCTCGCATGCCCGCATCTTCTCGGCAATGGCGAATCCGCGCGGCGTCTCCGGCAGCCAGATCGCCGCGGGCGAGCGCTGGCACCGGCGCGATGCCGGCGGCGGCCTGCGCGCCGCCGTCTTCGGCGTCAACGACGGCCTGGTTTCCAACCTCAGCCTGGTCTTCGGCGTGGCGGGCGCGAATCCCGGCCGCAGCTTCATCCTGCTCACGGGCCTCGCGGGCCTGCTCGCCGGCGCCTTCTCGATGGCCGCGGGCGAGTACATCTCGATCACCTCGCAGCGCGAGCTGTTTCAGCGCCAGATCGCGCTGGAGCAGGACGAGCTGGAGACGGCGCCCGAGGAGGAGGCGGAGGAGCTGGCGCTGATCTACCAGGCGAAAGGCATTCCGCGCGATGACGCGGAGCGGCTGGCGCACCGCATCATCGGCGACAAGGACGTGGCGCTGGACACGCTCACGCGCGAGGAGCTGGGCCTGGACCCGGAGGCGCTGGGCTCGCCCTGGACGGCCGCGTCGTCGTCCGCCGTCTCCTTCGCCACGGGCGCGATCTTCCCCGTGCTGCCTTACTTCATCTCCATGAACCACTGGCTGGCACTGGGGCTGAGCGCGGCCTTCGCCGCCGTGGCCCTGGTCGTGGTCGGCCTGGGCATCTCGCTGGTCAACGGCCGCAGCCCCTGGCTGAGCGCCGCGCGCATGCTGCTGGTCGGCGCCATCGCCGCCAGCGTCACGGTCGTCCTGGGCCACCTGATCGGCGTCTCTACGTCGTAG
- a CDS encoding extradiol ring-cleavage dioxygenase: protein MGEILGLGVTHYPPLTGVDQNMAGILRGILKDPGLPERYRDPANWPEQLRREYAGDAGVAAATAHRAALVQYFRRAREVLDQFKPDVVVVWGDDQYENFTDDIIPPFCILAYDEVTVQPWQREVWYNDGPSNVWGEPRDTAFRVEGHRQAAKYLAAGLLEQGIDMAYAYQPLHKEGLGHAFVNTRLFLDYDRTGFPYPLIAFQVNCYGRRVIAQKGGRASLANPVPEANLDPPSPSPKRCMEVGAATARVLRDSPYRAALIASSSWSHAFLTDKNYQLYPDVPADRRLYEALRRGDYDTWRKISLAEIESSGQQEMLNWFCLAGAMEALGRTPGECDFVETWALNSNKCFAVFEPGNTEQGTANRAAAGAPA from the coding sequence ATGGGCGAGATCCTGGGGTTGGGCGTGACCCACTACCCACCGCTTACCGGCGTCGACCAGAACATGGCCGGCATTCTGCGCGGCATCCTCAAAGACCCCGGCCTGCCCGAGCGCTACCGCGACCCCGCCAACTGGCCGGAGCAGTTGCGCCGGGAGTACGCCGGCGACGCCGGTGTGGCGGCGGCCACCGCCCACCGTGCCGCCCTGGTGCAGTATTTCCGTCGCGCCCGCGAGGTGTTGGACCAGTTCAAGCCCGATGTCGTCGTGGTCTGGGGCGACGACCAGTACGAGAACTTCACCGACGACATCATCCCGCCGTTCTGCATCCTCGCCTACGACGAAGTCACGGTGCAGCCCTGGCAGCGCGAGGTCTGGTACAACGACGGCCCGAGCAACGTCTGGGGAGAGCCGCGCGACACGGCCTTCCGCGTCGAGGGCCACCGCCAGGCCGCGAAGTACCTCGCGGCGGGCTTGCTGGAGCAGGGTATCGACATGGCCTACGCCTACCAGCCGCTGCACAAAGAAGGGCTGGGCCACGCCTTCGTCAACACCCGTCTCTTTTTGGACTACGACCGCACCGGCTTCCCCTACCCGCTCATCGCCTTCCAGGTGAACTGCTACGGCCGCCGCGTGATCGCGCAGAAGGGCGGCCGCGCCAGCCTCGCCAACCCCGTTCCGGAGGCCAACCTCGACCCACCCTCACCCTCGCCAAAGCGCTGCATGGAGGTCGGCGCCGCCACGGCGCGCGTGCTGCGCGACAGCCCCTACCGCGCGGCGCTGATCGCGTCCTCGAGCTGGTCGCACGCCTTTCTGACCGACAAGAACTACCAGCTTTATCCCGACGTGCCGGCCGACCGCCGCCTCTATGAGGCGCTGCGCCGCGGCGACTACGACACCTGGCGCAAGATCTCGCTCGCGGAGATCGAATCGTCGGGCCAGCAGGAGATGCTCAACTGGTTCTGCCTGGCCGGGGCGATGGAGGCGCTGGGCCGCACGCCCGGCGAGTGCGACTTCGTCGAGACCTGGGCGTTGAACTCGAATAAGTGCTTCGCCGTGTTCGAGCCAGGGAACACGGAACAGGGAACAGCGAACCGGGCGGCAGCGGGCGCGCCGGCATAG
- a CDS encoding GGDEF domain-containing protein, with the protein MPATAIESRPAMALQALQAYYDDVTGLPNQLLFMDRLSHALLGACRRGSGVAVFFIEVQPATADPEGSDEPLDAQTGGALLRAVGERLENRLRPNDTLARLAGGQFLLLLEDMHRPVDASNVAERLVQALQQPLAADRRMLSAQAAAGVSARTQVDLQVQADELVLEAERALRQAQRNGLPWALITGELIDTEVSPESPCVQ; encoded by the coding sequence ATGCCAGCAACCGCGATCGAGTCCCGGCCGGCCATGGCCCTGCAGGCGCTGCAGGCCTACTACGACGACGTCACCGGCCTACCGAACCAGCTCTTGTTCATGGATCGCTTGAGCCACGCCCTGCTGGGCGCCTGCCGCCGCGGCAGCGGCGTGGCCGTCTTCTTCATCGAGGTGCAACCAGCCACCGCTGACCCCGAAGGCAGCGATGAGCCGCTCGACGCCCAGACGGGCGGGGCGCTGCTGCGCGCCGTGGGCGAACGCCTGGAGAACCGCCTGCGCCCCAACGATACGCTGGCGCGGCTGGCCGGCGGCCAGTTCCTGCTGCTGCTGGAGGATATGCACCGGCCGGTGGACGCGAGCAATGTCGCCGAGCGGCTGGTGCAGGCGCTGCAGCAGCCGCTGGCAGCCGACCGCCGCATGCTGTCGGCGCAGGCCGCGGCCGGCGTGTCGGCGCGCACACAGGTGGACCTGCAGGTGCAGGCCGACGAGCTGGTGCTGGAGGCCGAGCGCGCCCTGCGCCAGGCGCAGCGCAACGGCCTGCCATGGGCGCTGATTACCGGCGAGCTGATCGACACCGAGGTCTCGCCGGAATCGCCCTGCGTGCAGTAA
- a CDS encoding long-chain-fatty-acid--CoA ligase — MMPEGGMRLHDALFYHAREQPDAEFAVQGARRLSYAAARDAVCRIANALLAAGVRPGERAALLAKNCLEYPLCYYGASLAGVALVPVNYRLAPPEVAHVLADSEAALVIAGREYTATIDGIAADLPLLRRRIVLAEAPPVGWEAFAGWIAAQPATPPAVEVTPDCDLYQMYTSGTTGRPKGAVITQGAVQANLAQIKLGLDLRRGDRSLVVAPLFHAAAVFTTFSVVQIGGSLVLHEEFEPTRVLRALREERIAYAVLVAAMLLACLNTAGETPLSFPDLRLILYGASPITAETLRRAAAFFGCGFQQAYGMTEATVAVSFLSPADHTLALSERPELLLSAGRPVAGTEVRVVDAAGRPLPPGQTGEIAVRGPQLMRSYWRLAEATAEALRDGWLHTGDAGMIDQDAYLYVQDRVKDMIVSGGENIYPREVEDALMQHPAVADAAVIGVPDARWGETVKAILVRRADIEIAEEALAAEITGFCRKRLAGYKLPRSIEFRAELPRNASGKVLKRELREPYWARQARRVAGA, encoded by the coding sequence ATGATGCCGGAGGGCGGCATGCGGCTGCACGACGCGCTGTTCTACCACGCCCGCGAGCAGCCGGACGCCGAGTTCGCCGTGCAGGGCGCGCGGCGCCTCAGCTACGCCGCCGCGCGGGACGCGGTCTGCCGCATCGCCAACGCGCTGCTGGCCGCGGGCGTGCGGCCGGGCGAGCGTGCGGCGCTGCTGGCGAAGAACTGCCTCGAATACCCGCTCTGCTACTACGGCGCCTCGCTGGCCGGCGTGGCGCTGGTGCCGGTCAACTACCGCCTGGCGCCGCCGGAAGTGGCGCACGTGCTGGCCGACAGCGAGGCCGCGCTGGTGATCGCCGGGCGGGAGTACACCGCCACGATTGACGGCATCGCCGCGGATCTGCCGCTGCTGCGCCGGCGCATCGTGCTTGCCGAGGCGCCGCCGGTCGGCTGGGAGGCGTTCGCGGGCTGGATCGCCGCGCAGCCCGCCACGCCGCCGGCCGTCGAGGTCACGCCCGACTGCGACCTCTACCAGATGTACACCAGCGGCACGACGGGACGGCCCAAAGGCGCCGTGATCACGCAGGGCGCGGTGCAGGCGAACCTCGCGCAGATCAAGCTGGGCCTCGATCTGCGGCGCGGCGACCGCAGCCTCGTCGTCGCGCCGCTCTTCCACGCGGCGGCGGTCTTCACCACCTTCAGCGTGGTGCAGATAGGGGGCAGTCTCGTACTCCACGAAGAGTTCGAGCCAACGCGCGTGCTGCGGGCGCTGCGCGAGGAGCGGATTGCCTACGCCGTGCTTGTCGCGGCGATGCTGCTCGCCTGCCTGAACACGGCCGGCGAGACTCCGTTGAGCTTCCCTGACCTGCGCCTGATCCTCTACGGCGCCTCGCCGATCACTGCCGAGACGTTGCGGCGGGCCGCGGCCTTCTTCGGCTGCGGCTTCCAGCAGGCGTACGGCATGACGGAGGCGACCGTGGCGGTGAGCTTCCTCTCGCCGGCCGACCACACGCTGGCCCTGAGCGAGCGGCCGGAACTGCTGCTCTCCGCCGGACGCCCGGTCGCCGGCACGGAGGTCCGCGTGGTGGATGCGGCCGGCCGGCCGCTGCCGCCCGGCCAGACCGGCGAGATCGCCGTGCGCGGACCGCAGTTGATGCGCAGTTACTGGCGGCTGGCGGAGGCCACGGCCGAGGCGCTGCGCGACGGATGGCTGCACACCGGCGACGCGGGCATGATCGACCAGGACGCCTATCTCTACGTCCAGGACCGGGTGAAGGACATGATCGTCTCGGGCGGCGAGAATATCTATCCGCGTGAGGTCGAGGATGCGCTGATGCAGCATCCCGCCGTGGCCGATGCGGCGGTGATCGGCGTGCCGGACGCGCGCTGGGGCGAGACGGTGAAGGCGATCCTCGTGCGGCGCGCGGACATCGAGATCGCGGAGGAGGCGCTGGCGGCGGAGATCACGGGCTTCTGCCGCAAGCGGCTGGCGGGCTACAAGCTGCCGCGCTCGATCGAGTTCCGGGCGGAGCTGCCGCGCAACGCCTCCGGCAAGGTGCTGAAGCGCGAGCTGCGCGAGCCGTACTGGGCCAGGCAGGCGCGGCGCGTGGCCGGGGCGTGA